A genome region from Drosophila simulans strain w501 chromosome 2R, Prin_Dsim_3.1, whole genome shotgun sequence includes the following:
- the LOC6735631 gene encoding uncharacterized protein LOC6735631, with protein MKAQTMAKVLSAVVLVVMVGHVAANTAISCHTCEGANCQRVQLSKTQTCVDSLDYCVTIYDEAKVLFKGCSLEIPKDLRSKCNDNRSCHKCNTKECNNVGSAKYACIQCDSSKDSNCASNAAALEAARCSAPTAPNSYCYVKSSGGSIVRGCSTTETDQQSCLNDSNCLLCSPGDIRNCNAANIVESSNVGNRFIRFLR; from the exons ATGAAGGCCCAAACAATGGCGAAGGTGTTGAGtgcggtggtgctggtggttaTGGTGGGTCATGTGGCCGCTAACACGGCAATCAGTTGCCACACTTGTGAAGGAGCTAATTGCCAAAGGGTTCAACTGAGTAAAACGCAGACATGTGTGGATTCCCTGGACTATTGTGTGACCATCTACGATGAAG CCAAGGTTTTGTTCAAGGGTTGCTCCCTGGAGATTCCGAAGGACTTGCGTTCCAAATGCAATGATAATCGCTCTTGCCACAAATGCAACACGAAAGAATGCAACAATGTGGGATCTGCGAAGTACGCTTGCATTCAATGCGATTCCAGCAAG GACTCCAATTGCGCTTCTAATGCCGCCGCTTTGGAAGCAGCCCGTTGCAGTGCCCCCACGGCTCCAAACTCGTATTGCTATGTGAAATCCTCGGGAGGATCCATTGTGCGTGGATGCTCCACCACCGAAACCGATCAGCAGAGCTGTCTGAACGATTCTAACTGCCTGTTGTGCTCACCTGGTGACATTAGGAACTGCAATGCTGCAAACATCGTCGAGAGCTCAAATGTAGGAAACCGCTTCATCCGATTCCTGagataa
- the LOC6735633 gene encoding uncharacterized protein LOC6735633 translates to MLQSGKFVILLAIFLASREISGEISREMRNSAESPKCYSCEGINCSRTTRQNSTVSCSDKLDVCVTIYEDFAVSERGCFSQISLAGQAKCAAKDDQCQKCSGQLCNNVGRRDFKCIQCVGSDSADCNKGATASLAATQCGLPTSANSYCYVKVVGDQKDSLQRGCALSVKEQKACLEDSKCSLCLPENSSDSVACNNFDLELGPKSSADRSKKLMSFGLAFFALLSLKLLN, encoded by the exons atgttgcaatCGGGCAAATTTGTTATACTACTTGCTATTTTCCTGGCTTCTCGGGAAATTTCAGGAGAAATTTCTAGGGAGATGCGAAATTCAGCTGAATCGCCCAAATGTTACAGCTGTGAAGGCATAAATTGCTCGAGAACCACTCGTCAAAACTCCACCGTTAGCTGTTCTGATAAACTGGACGTTTGCGTTACGATTTATGAGGATT tTGCTGTTAGTGAGCGCGGTTGCTTTTCCCAAATCTCTTTGGCTGGTCAAGCCAAATGTGCGGCCAAGGACGATCAATGTCAAAAGTGCAGTGGACAGCTGTGCAATAATGTGGGACGCAGGGATTTCAAATGCATTCAATGCGTGGGTTCTGAT TCAGCTGACTGCAACAAGGGTGCCACCGCCTCCTTGGCCGCCACCCAATGTGGCCTCCCCACCTCCGCCAATTCCTACTGCTATGTCAAGGTCGTCGGCGATCAGAAGGACAGCCTCCAGAGAGGATGTGCTCTTTCTGTTAAGGAGCAGAAGGCCTGCCTGGAGGATTCAAAATGCTCGCTCTGCCTGCCGGAAAACTCCAGCGATTCCGTGGCCTGCAACAACTTCGATTTGGAATTGGGACCAAAATCCTCAGCCGACCGGAGTAAAAAACTCATGAGCTTCGGCTTGGCTTTCTTTGCCCTGCTCTCGCTTAAATTgctgaattaa
- the LOC6735634 gene encoding L-asparaginase-like protein GD25160 produces the protein MLAQSCCLRLLILLLLFTSICSVSKKSLKYFRNRKLRERRIKLFGTKKTEIQSLLISTWNYTDANLQAWSVLQQGHRRTRQAVIQGCMACQNQRCGRLLAGRSSPDTEGALTLEAAIMDGESLEYGAVAGMDGVRNAILVADAVLKYTKHSVLVGKSATKFARSLGYKEEYLTDARTKNVLKKWSSNGCQPNFWRDVHPSPAENCGPYSPLPEHLHQHPMHQEYAITQGQHDQLAFLALDAEGKFHVASQSSGAQFRIPGRVGDSAVPGAGIYADNEVGGAVASGDGDVLMRHLPAFLAVEAMRAGKDPDQAAEWVVQRLLRHNTEFNGAVVVVNRRGIYAAACAGLDEFHFVVSGGKEYLSMARVERVKCLERENEVIDGGPKGLFPTIPEKQKVP, from the coding sequence ATGTTGGCGCAAAGCTGTTGCCTTCGACTGCTGATCCTCCTCCTTCTGTTCACATCAATCTGCAGCGTTTCGAAAAAATCCCTCAAATACTTCAGGAACCGAAAATTGCGAGAGAGAAGGATCAAATTGTTCGGCACCAAGAAGACAGAGATTCAATCACTCTTGATAAGTACGTGGAACTATACGGATGCCAATTTGCAGGCATGGAGTGTGTTGCAGCAAGGACATCGAAGGACTCGTCAGGCGGTGATACAGGGATGCATGGCCTGCCAGAACCAGCGATGTGGACGCCTTCTGGCCGGAAGATCCTCTCCAGATACGGAGGGAGCACTCACCCTGGAGGCAGCCATTATGGATGGAGAAAGCTTGGAATACGGTGCAGTGGCTGGGATGGATGGAGTTCGGAATGCCATTCTAGTAGCCGATGCAGTTCTGAAATACACAAAACATTCCGTTCTGGTCGGGAAAAGTGCAACGAAATTCGCCAGATCTTTGGGTTACAAAGAGGAGTACCTCACGGATGCGAGAACGAAAAATGTCTTGAAAAAGTGGAGTTCAAACGGCTGTCAGCCGAATTTCTGGCGAGATGTACATCCTTCGCCGGCGGAAAACTGTGGACCATATTCACCCCTACCCGAGCACCTGCATCAGCATCCGATGCACCAGGAATATGCCATCACACAGGGTCAACACGATCAGCTGGCCTTCTTGGCCCTGGATGCGGAGGGTAAATTCCATGTGGCCAGCCAATCAAGTGGCGCCCAATTCCGGATTCCCGGTCGAGTGGGTGATTCGGCGGTGCCTGGTGCCGGGATTTATGCGGATAACGAAGTGGGCGGTGCGGTGGCCagtggcgatggcgatgtcCTGATGCGCCACCTGCCCGCCTTCCTGGCCGTCGAAGCAATGCGAGCGGGAAAGGATCCAGACCAGGCGGCcgagtgggtggtgcaacGCCTGCTGAGGCACAATACGGAATTCAATGGAGCCGTGGTGGTGGTCAACCGACGGGGCATCTATGCCGCGGCCTGTGCAGGACTCGACGAGTTTCATTTCGTGGTCAGTGGGGGCAAGGAATACCTCAGCATGGCGCGGGTGGAGCGGGTCAAGTGCTTGGAGCGGGAGAATGAAGTCATAGATGGTGGACCCAAAGGACTGTTTCCCACCATtcccgaaaaacaaaaggttCCATGA